From the genome of Streptomyces sp. NBC_01260, one region includes:
- a CDS encoding DUF3037 domain-containing protein, with amino-acid sequence MSERVVFEYALLRVVPRVQRGEFFNAGVVVYCRAKGFVAARTELDEGKLKALDPAADVTGVRAALRAVEGICRGGTAAGQAEGDDPGRRFRWLIAPRSTVIQPSPVHSGLTTDPAAELDRLLDLLVR; translated from the coding sequence GTGAGTGAACGCGTTGTCTTCGAGTACGCCCTGCTGCGCGTGGTGCCCCGGGTCCAGCGCGGCGAGTTCTTCAACGCCGGCGTGGTGGTCTACTGCCGCGCCAAGGGGTTCGTCGCCGCCCGCACCGAACTCGACGAGGGGAAGCTCAAGGCGCTGGACCCCGCCGCCGACGTGACCGGGGTGCGCGCCGCACTGCGCGCCGTCGAGGGGATCTGCCGCGGCGGTACGGCCGCGGGCCAGGCCGAGGGCGACGACCCGGGCCGGCGCTTCCGCTGGCTGATCGCCCCGCGCTCGACCGTCATCCAGCCGAGCCCCGTGCACAGTGGTCTCACCACCGACCCCGCCGCCGAGCTGGATCGCCTGCTCGACCTGCTGGTGCGCTGA
- the fabG gene encoding 3-oxoacyl-ACP reductase FabG, whose translation MSTTEQRVAIVTGAARGIGAATAVRLAAEGRAVAVLDLDEAACKDTVEKITAAGGRALAVGCDVSDSAQVEAAVARVAAELGAPTILVNNAGVLRDNLLFKMSESDWDTVMNVHLKGAFLMAKAVQKHMVEQKFGRIVSLSSSSALGNRGQANYAAVKAGLQGFTKTLAKELGKFGITANAVAPGFIVTEMTAQTAARVGMGFEEFQAAAATQIPVQRVGFPEDIANAIAFFSGDDAGFVSGQVMYVAGGPLN comes from the coding sequence ATGTCCACCACCGAGCAGCGCGTAGCCATCGTGACGGGAGCGGCACGGGGCATCGGTGCCGCCACCGCGGTACGCCTGGCGGCCGAGGGCCGCGCCGTCGCCGTACTCGACCTGGACGAGGCGGCCTGCAAGGACACCGTCGAGAAGATCACCGCCGCCGGGGGCAGGGCCCTCGCCGTCGGCTGCGACGTGTCGGACAGCGCCCAGGTGGAGGCCGCCGTCGCGCGGGTCGCCGCCGAGCTCGGCGCCCCGACGATTCTCGTCAACAACGCGGGCGTGCTCCGTGACAACCTGCTGTTCAAGATGAGCGAGTCCGACTGGGACACCGTGATGAACGTGCACCTCAAGGGCGCGTTCCTGATGGCCAAGGCCGTCCAGAAGCACATGGTGGAGCAGAAGTTCGGCCGTATCGTGTCGCTGTCCTCCTCCTCCGCCCTGGGCAACCGCGGCCAGGCCAACTACGCCGCGGTCAAGGCCGGTCTGCAGGGCTTCACGAAGACCCTCGCCAAGGAGCTCGGCAAGTTCGGCATCACCGCCAACGCGGTCGCCCCCGGCTTCATCGTCACCGAGATGACCGCGCAGACCGCGGCCCGCGTCGGCATGGGCTTCGAGGAGTTCCAGGCCGCGGCCGCCACCCAGATCCCGGTGCAGCGCGTCGGCTTCCCCGAGGACATCGCCAACGCCATCGCCTTCTTCTCGGGTGATGACGCGGGCTTCGTCTCCGGCCAGGTCATGTACGTCGCCGGCGGACCGCTCAACTGA